One window from the genome of Diabrotica virgifera virgifera chromosome 6, PGI_DIABVI_V3a encodes:
- the LOC114349451 gene encoding zinc finger protein 287 isoform X3 has translation MRIPGKVLRELTKRKLKNVCRICITGRKYMRNIYKTKIPKMLKACYFSEITENDDLPNKICESCILSITKIYNFKKNVEYNARVLREIVLNEPNIFSYNRIVGNDDNNENIDVTLDKSLTENTYCIEEALPSFINNPPPVISRHSNKPEFLTSLSLDSFQIYTEDVPPLIPIQDNNKSVSTDSVFQDLPQDAPPLVPIKNPDVKNLVNVLPNFEYMCFICSEKFQDVTGLKEHTIKCKSKYFQCSVCRKKFSERKKLINHLKGHKIIKDHICKICGKKYANPSTFRIHRMSHTGERPFKCTICSKGFVRWAEVKLHMNTHEDKRPFSCDICQKAFKSRSNLERHKRIHLGIEPYVCTYCPKSYN, from the exons atgagaatACCGGGAAAAGTATTACGTGAGCTAACGAAACGTaaattgaaaaatgtttgtagaaTATGTATCACTGGCAGAAAGTACATGAGAAATATCTATAAAACCAAAATTCCTAAAATGTTGAAAGCTTGTTATTTTTCTGAG ATAACTGAAAATGATGATTTACCAAATAAAATCTGTGAATCATGCATTCTATCAATtacaaaaatttacaattttaagaaaaatgtgGAGTACAATGCCAGGGTACTAAGGGAAATAGTACTCAATGAACCTAATATATTCAGCTACAACAGGATTGTAGGAAATGATGATAATAATGAAAACATTGATGTCACTTTAGATAAATCATTAACTGAAAATACATACTGTATAGAAGAAGCCTTACCATCATTTATTAATAATCCCCCACCTGTCATATCCCGACATTCAAATAAACCAGAGTTTTTAACATCACTAAGTCTAGATTCGTTTCAAATATACACTGAAGATGTTCCTCCCTTAATACCAATACAAGATAATAACAAATCAGTGTCTACGGATAGCGTATTTCAAGATCTACCCCAAGATGCTCCTCCATTGGTTCCTATAAAGAATCCTGACGTAAAGAATTTGGTTAATGTTTTACCAAACTTTGAATATATGTGCTTCATTTGTAGTGAAAAGTTTCAAGATGTTACAGGTTTGAAGGAGCATACGattaaatgtaaatcaaaatattttcag tGTAGTGTTTGTCGGAAAAAATTCAGTGAGAGGAAGAAACTTATTAATCATCTAAAGGGccataaaataattaaagatcATATATGCAAGATCTGTGGTAAAAAGTATGCAAATCCAAGTACTTTTCGTATTCATAGGATGTCCCACACAg GTGAACGTCCATTTAAATGCACCATTTGTAGTAAAGGTTTTGTGAGGTGGGCTGAAGTAAAGTTACACATGAACACCCATGAAGATAAAAGACCATTTTCATGTGATATCTGCCAAAAAGCTTTCAAAAGTCGGTCTAACTTAGAACGACACAAAAGAATCCATCTTGGAATTGAGCCCTATGTTTGTACTTACTGCCCAAAATCTTACAA
- the LOC114349451 gene encoding zinc finger protein 70 isoform X1: protein MRIPGKVLRELTKRKLKNVCRICITGRKYMRNIYKTKIPKMLKACYFSEITENDDLPNKICESCILSITKIYNFKKNVEYNARVLREIVLNEPNIFSYNRIVGNDDNNENIDVTLDKSLTENTYCIEEALPSFINNPPPVISRHSNKPEFLTSLSLDSFQIYTEDVPPLIPIQDNNKSVSTDSVFQDLPQDAPPLVPIKNPDVKNLVNVLPNFEYMCFICSEKFQDVTGLKEHTIKCKSKYFQCSVCRKKFSERKKLINHLKGHKIIKDHICKICGKKYANPSTFRIHRMSHTGERPFKCTICSKGFVRWAEVKLHMNTHEDKRPFSCDICQKAFKSRSNLERHKRIHLGIEPYVCTYCPKSYKQLVNLTAHIRTYHTNERPFLCNVCGKGYITSSRLNRHMLSHSGYKQFKCKVCPKSYTNRTDFLSHECYHQGKNVDDLKKYSCDKCSLKFFYRCRLIKHQKTHEKTLEDNICSEVISRHLISDHGISLSTEDTTVNDEEIVVAKNTTIYSITE, encoded by the exons atgagaatACCGGGAAAAGTATTACGTGAGCTAACGAAACGTaaattgaaaaatgtttgtagaaTATGTATCACTGGCAGAAAGTACATGAGAAATATCTATAAAACCAAAATTCCTAAAATGTTGAAAGCTTGTTATTTTTCTGAG ATAACTGAAAATGATGATTTACCAAATAAAATCTGTGAATCATGCATTCTATCAATtacaaaaatttacaattttaagaaaaatgtgGAGTACAATGCCAGGGTACTAAGGGAAATAGTACTCAATGAACCTAATATATTCAGCTACAACAGGATTGTAGGAAATGATGATAATAATGAAAACATTGATGTCACTTTAGATAAATCATTAACTGAAAATACATACTGTATAGAAGAAGCCTTACCATCATTTATTAATAATCCCCCACCTGTCATATCCCGACATTCAAATAAACCAGAGTTTTTAACATCACTAAGTCTAGATTCGTTTCAAATATACACTGAAGATGTTCCTCCCTTAATACCAATACAAGATAATAACAAATCAGTGTCTACGGATAGCGTATTTCAAGATCTACCCCAAGATGCTCCTCCATTGGTTCCTATAAAGAATCCTGACGTAAAGAATTTGGTTAATGTTTTACCAAACTTTGAATATATGTGCTTCATTTGTAGTGAAAAGTTTCAAGATGTTACAGGTTTGAAGGAGCATACGattaaatgtaaatcaaaatattttcag tGTAGTGTTTGTCGGAAAAAATTCAGTGAGAGGAAGAAACTTATTAATCATCTAAAGGGccataaaataattaaagatcATATATGCAAGATCTGTGGTAAAAAGTATGCAAATCCAAGTACTTTTCGTATTCATAGGATGTCCCACACAg GTGAACGTCCATTTAAATGCACCATTTGTAGTAAAGGTTTTGTGAGGTGGGCTGAAGTAAAGTTACACATGAACACCCATGAAGATAAAAGACCATTTTCATGTGATATCTGCCAAAAAGCTTTCAAAAGTCGGTCTAACTTAGAACGACACAAAAGAATCCATCTTGGAATTGAGCCCTATGTTTGTACTTACTGCCCAAAATCTTACAA ACAATTAGTAAATCTAACAGCCCACATCAGAACCTACCACACCAACGAACGCCCATTTCTCTGTAACGTTTGCGGCAAAGGTTACATCACATCGTCTCGGTTAAACCGGCATATGTTGAGCCATTCTGGATACAAACAATTCAAATGTAAGGTGTGTCCGAAGTCTTACACCAACCGCACTGATTTCCTCAGCCATGAGTGCTACCATCAAGGCAAAAACGTGGATGATTTGAAGAAGTATTCTTGCGATAAGTGTAGCTTGAAGTTTTTTTACCGGTGTAGGTTAATAAAGCATCAAAAAACACACGAGAAGACTCTGGAAGACAACATTTGTAGTGAAGTGATTAGTAGACATTTAATTTCAGATCATGGAATTAGTTTATCTACGGAAGACACGACAGTTAATGACGAAGAAATTGTTGTAGCCAAAAATACTACAATTTATTCGATAACAgagtaa